The genomic window CACATAATTCATTATGCAAAGACACCACGGACAAGATTTGTTTGATTCCGATCCGGACCAACAGAGAATACGGTTAATGGAATACCCGTTAATTGCGTAACTCGTTCTAAGTAATGACGCGCATTCTCAGGTAAATCTTCCAATGTTTTTGCCCCTGTAATATCTTCTTCCCAACCTGGTAACTCTTCATAAACAGGCTCACACTCTGCTAGTACATTTAGACTTGCAGGAAATTCGTCCATAATTTCGCCTTTATAACGATAGCTTGTACAAATTTTAAGTGTTTTAATCCCGGTTAGAACATCAATCGAGTTAAGGGATAAATCTGTAATCCCGCTTACACGGCGTGCATGACGAACAACGACACTGTCGAACCAACCAACACGTCTTGGTCGTCCAGTTGTTGTTCCGTATTCACGGCCAATCTCACGGATTTGATCACCCGTTTCATCATGTAACTCAGTTGGGAAAGGACCGTCACCTACTCTAGTTGTATAAGCTTTAGATACACCAACAACATGATGAATTTTAGAAGGACCTACACCAGATCCAATAGTCACTCCCCCAGCAATTGGGTTTGATGACGTAACGAACGGGTATGTTCCTTGATCAATATCAAGCATAACGCCTTGTGCACCTTCAAAAAGCACACGCTTCCCATCATCTAATGCGTCATTTAGTACAACAGATGTATCCACGACGTATTTCGCAATTTGCTGACCATATTCAAAGTATTCTTCAACAATGTCATCAACAGAGAAACCTTCTGTTTCATAATACTTTTCGAAAAGACGATTCTTTTCTTTCAGCACGGAAGCTACTTTTTCTGCAAACGTATCTTTTTCAAGTAAATCAGCAATACGAATGCCAATACGAGCCGCTTTGTCCATATAAGCAGGACCAATTCCTTTTTTCGTAGTTCCAATTTTATTAGCGCCTTTGCGCTCTTCTTCTACAACATCTAATTTTATATGATAAGGTAAAATAACATGCGCTCGATTTGAGATTCGTAAATTACTTGTATCTACGTCTCGCTCGTGTAAATAAGCTAGCTCTTCTACAAGTGCTTTTGGATCAATAACCATACCGTTTCCAATCACACATGTTTTATCTTTATAGAAAATCCCTGAAGGAATCAAGTGAAGTTTATATTTCTTGCCGCCAAAAACAATTGTATGGCCAGCATTGTTTCCACCTTGATAACGAGCCACAACCTCTGCCTTTTCAGATAAATAATCTGTAATTTTGCCTTTTCCTTCGTCGCCCCACTGTGTTCCTACAACAACAACTGAAGACATACCGACACCTCCACGCTCATTTAAAACCATTGTAAGTATAGCAGGTCAATTCCAGAGCGTCAATGAAATCCGAACATTGATCTCTCTAATGACCTTTTCATTCGTTTAAAATCTATTTTACATTGGTGGCATGTCGTTTTCGTCATGCCTACGGTCCAAATTAACGAATTTATTGTATTCTTTTACAAATGCTAGTTC from Shouchella hunanensis includes these protein-coding regions:
- a CDS encoding adenylosuccinate synthase; the encoded protein is MSSVVVVGTQWGDEGKGKITDYLSEKAEVVARYQGGNNAGHTIVFGGKKYKLHLIPSGIFYKDKTCVIGNGMVIDPKALVEELAYLHERDVDTSNLRISNRAHVILPYHIKLDVVEEERKGANKIGTTKKGIGPAYMDKAARIGIRIADLLEKDTFAEKVASVLKEKNRLFEKYYETEGFSVDDIVEEYFEYGQQIAKYVVDTSVVLNDALDDGKRVLFEGAQGVMLDIDQGTYPFVTSSNPIAGGVTIGSGVGPSKIHHVVGVSKAYTTRVGDGPFPTELHDETGDQIREIGREYGTTTGRPRRVGWFDSVVVRHARRVSGITDLSLNSIDVLTGIKTLKICTSYRYKGEIMDEFPASLNVLAECEPVYEELPGWEEDITGAKTLEDLPENARHYLERVTQLTGIPLTVFSVGPDRNQTNLVRGVFA